In Synechococcus sp. Nb3U1, one DNA window encodes the following:
- the cobW gene encoding cobalamin biosynthesis protein CobW, with product MHKIPVTVITGFLGSGKTTLIRHLLRNPEGRRIAVIVNEFGEMGIDGELLQDCQICEEGGSPTAPAPILELANGCLCCTVQEEFLPTMEELLQRREDLDCIVIETSGLALPKPLVQAFRWPTLRTGATVDGVITVVDCQALARGEYVSNLAALEAQRQVDTSLDHETPIEELFEDQLSCADLVLLTKVDQVSPTERFQVENWLRQELPTGIQVIPCQQGQIAAAVLLGFSAAVEDQLDQRPSHHDHEGDHDHEAFDSLHLTLPPISDPGSLIAQLRQLVEKECLYRVKGFVAVTDKSMRMVLQGVGSRFETYYDRPWRTDELRQTRLVLIGQHLDRKWIQAQLQPMPTG from the coding sequence ATGCACAAGATCCCAGTTACTGTGATCACCGGATTTTTGGGATCCGGCAAAACCACCCTGATCCGTCACCTATTGCGCAACCCTGAGGGCCGTCGTATCGCTGTGATTGTCAATGAGTTTGGCGAGATGGGGATTGATGGTGAGCTGCTACAGGATTGCCAAATCTGCGAAGAAGGGGGATCCCCAACCGCCCCCGCACCGATTTTGGAACTGGCCAATGGCTGTCTTTGCTGCACGGTACAAGAAGAGTTTTTGCCCACCATGGAGGAACTGCTGCAACGACGGGAAGATCTTGACTGTATTGTGATCGAAACCTCTGGCTTAGCACTGCCCAAACCCTTGGTACAGGCCTTCCGCTGGCCTACGCTTCGCACCGGGGCAACCGTAGATGGAGTGATCACGGTGGTGGATTGTCAGGCCCTAGCCCGGGGGGAATATGTCAGCAATTTGGCGGCTCTAGAAGCCCAACGGCAAGTGGATACCAGCCTAGACCATGAAACGCCGATTGAGGAGCTGTTTGAGGATCAGCTGAGTTGTGCGGATCTGGTGTTGTTGACCAAGGTAGATCAGGTCAGCCCTACCGAACGGTTCCAAGTGGAAAACTGGCTGCGCCAAGAACTACCCACCGGGATCCAGGTGATCCCTTGCCAACAGGGCCAGATTGCGGCGGCAGTGCTGCTGGGCTTTAGTGCGGCTGTAGAAGACCAGTTAGACCAACGCCCCAGCCATCACGACCACGAAGGAGATCACGACCACGAAGCCTTCGACTCCCTGCATCTCACCCTGCCCCCGATCTCGGATCCAGGATCTTTAATCGCCCAACTGCGGCAACTGGTAGAAAAAGAATGCTTGTACCGCGTCAAGGGCTTTGTTGCGGTGACCGACAAATCCATGCGGATGGTGCTACAGGGGGTGGGATCCCGATTCGAAACCTACTACGACCGCCCCTGGCGTACAGACGAGCTGCGGCAAACTCGCTTGGTGTTGATTGGGCAACATCTTGACCGGAAGTGGATTCAAGCTCAGCTTCAACCCATGCCCACCGGTTGA
- a CDS encoding NAD-dependent epimerase/dehydratase family protein produces MRNLFLTGASGCLGHYVLERLAQQMDPAHPTQPAYHLYVLIREPTRLRLPIERFPAPITLVPGDLMRIGEQATLLRQMDGLIHMAAAWGDPIAAWGVNVTHTLELLSLLDPDRCQQVIYFSTASLLNHALEPLAVAGRAGTDYIRSKYEMLMRRPESCFWPDRILTLYPTLLFGGSPHHPYSHITSGLKDVFRWLDLIRFLRVDASFHFIHAADIAQMVAHWVAHPPGGGDWVLGNPPLSLNQCVEQVCAYYKKTIYFRVPLPVRLFRSLAFLFRVQLSEWDEYCLHHRHFVYPAACPESLGMVSQFPTVATLLDAYL; encoded by the coding sequence TTGCGGAACCTGTTTCTTACTGGCGCTAGCGGCTGCTTGGGGCACTACGTTTTGGAACGCTTGGCCCAGCAGATGGATCCCGCCCATCCCACCCAGCCGGCCTACCATTTGTATGTGCTGATCCGCGAGCCCACCCGTCTACGGCTGCCGATAGAACGTTTCCCCGCCCCAATTACCTTGGTGCCTGGAGATTTAATGCGTATCGGCGAACAGGCCACCTTACTTCGGCAAATGGATGGGTTGATTCACATGGCGGCCGCTTGGGGGGATCCCATAGCCGCTTGGGGGGTCAACGTCACCCATACATTAGAGTTGCTGAGTTTGCTGGATCCGGATCGCTGTCAGCAGGTGATCTACTTTTCCACCGCCAGCCTCCTGAACCATGCCCTCGAACCTTTGGCTGTAGCAGGACGGGCTGGAACCGACTATATCCGCAGCAAGTACGAGATGTTGATGCGCCGACCGGAAAGCTGCTTCTGGCCGGATCGTATCCTGACTCTGTACCCAACATTGTTGTTTGGGGGCAGCCCTCACCATCCTTACTCCCATATCACCAGCGGTCTCAAGGACGTGTTCCGCTGGTTGGATCTGATCCGCTTTTTGAGGGTTGATGCCAGCTTTCACTTTATCCATGCTGCCGATATTGCCCAGATGGTGGCCCATTGGGTCGCCCATCCGCCTGGAGGTGGCGATTGGGTGCTCGGCAATCCCCCTTTGTCCCTCAATCAATGTGTGGAGCAGGTGTGTGCCTACTACAAAAAAACCATCTATTTTCGGGTACCGCTGCCGGTGCGTTTGTTTCGGTCATTGGCCTTTTTGTTTCGGGTACAGCTTTCGGAATGGGATGAGTATTGCTTGCACCATCGACATTTTGTCTATCCGGCAGCTTGTCCGGAAAGTTTGGGCATGGTTTCCCAGTTTCCGACGGTGGCTACGTTACTGGATGCCTACCTCTGA
- a CDS encoding ABC transporter permease, translating to MTTSSSSRPRALNLWPPLALVVGRLTQALPVLLLITVLSFLLLQLAPGDFLDQLRADPNISQEFIAQEEARLGLDQPLVWQYLIWLGNLLRGDFGLSYTYRIPVLGLIASRAGATLLLAAASILLTWMIAVPLGILGALRQNTALDRALQLLSYLGQAMPSFVLAILLLILAQNVGWLPVGGMTSVYFAELNLGEKLLDLGRHLLLPTLVLSITSFAGLQRITRGNFLDVLRQEYIQAARARGIPEWRVIGLHALRNAINPLVTLLGFEFANLLSGSFIAEFFFNWPGLGKLLLEAVQSFDINVVMAGLLLGAVMLILGNLLADLLLQWVDPRIRRDSLF from the coding sequence GTGACGACCTCCTCCTCCTCCCGCCCACGTGCTCTGAACCTCTGGCCACCCTTGGCCTTGGTTGTAGGACGGCTGACCCAAGCTCTGCCGGTGCTGCTGTTGATTACGGTGCTCAGCTTTTTGTTGTTGCAGTTGGCCCCAGGGGACTTTCTGGATCAGTTGCGGGCGGATCCCAATATTAGTCAAGAGTTTATCGCTCAAGAAGAGGCTCGCCTGGGGTTGGATCAGCCCTTGGTCTGGCAATACCTCATCTGGTTGGGAAACCTGCTGCGGGGAGATTTTGGCCTGAGCTACACCTACCGCATTCCGGTGTTGGGGCTGATCGCCTCCCGCGCTGGGGCTACCCTGCTGTTGGCGGCTGCCTCCATTTTGCTGACCTGGATGATCGCTGTTCCACTGGGGATCCTGGGAGCCCTGCGGCAAAATACCGCTCTGGATCGAGCTCTACAGCTGCTCAGCTACTTGGGACAGGCCATGCCCAGCTTTGTGCTGGCGATTTTGCTACTGATTTTGGCCCAAAATGTGGGTTGGCTACCGGTGGGAGGCATGACCAGTGTGTACTTCGCTGAGCTGAACCTGGGGGAAAAACTACTGGATTTGGGCCGCCACCTACTGTTGCCGACTTTGGTGCTCAGCATCACCAGCTTCGCCGGACTGCAACGGATCACACGCGGTAACTTCTTGGATGTGCTGCGACAGGAATACATTCAGGCGGCACGGGCACGGGGCATTCCCGAATGGCGGGTCATCGGTCTACACGCTCTCCGCAATGCCATTAACCCTTTGGTGACCCTTTTGGGCTTTGAGTTTGCCAATCTGCTTAGTGGTTCCTTTATTGCCGAGTTTTTCTTTAATTGGCCGGGGCTGGGCAAGCTGCTGCTCGAGGCGGTGCAGAGCTTCGATATCAATGTGGTGATGGCAGGGCTTTTGCTGGGGGCAGTGATGCTAATTCTGGGCAATTTACTGGCAGATCTGTTGTTGCAATGGGTGGATCCCCGTATTCGGCGGGATTCTCTCTTCTGA
- a CDS encoding CHRD domain-containing protein has protein sequence MSTAALTLSPDVEVPPVTVPSAASGSAVVTLNQTARTLRVQGNFTNLTTPLRPIADFGPGHIHIAQPAAGQSFTQATGPVIFVLNMLPNPGNQSGNFQLETSLTPEQVSSFLAGAYYINIHTEANPPGELRAQVVFPL, from the coding sequence GTGTCTACCGCCGCCTTAACCCTTTCTCCTGATGTTGAGGTGCCTCCTGTAACGGTGCCTAGTGCTGCCAGTGGCAGTGCGGTAGTCACCCTTAACCAAACCGCCCGTACCCTGAGGGTTCAGGGGAATTTCACCAACCTAACCACCCCTCTTCGTCCCATCGCTGATTTTGGCCCCGGACACATTCACATTGCCCAACCTGCGGCAGGACAATCCTTCACGCAGGCCACAGGGCCGGTGATTTTTGTCTTGAATATGTTGCCAAATCCGGGGAATCAGTCGGGGAACTTCCAACTGGAAACCAGCCTCACCCCCGAGCAAGTATCCAGTTTCTTGGCGGGTGCCTACTACATCAACATCCATACCGAAGCCAATCCACCCGGAGAATTGCGTGCCCAGGTAGTTTTCCCGCTCTAG
- the mutY gene encoding A/G-specific adenine glycosylase encodes MTTESLSLPGWDRKHLLRLQRSLQDWFCTQGRDLPWRHTQDPYAIWVSEVMLQQTQVATVIPYFQRWMQALPRISDLAAAPQHQVLKLWEGMGYYRRALNLRRAAQILMREQNGEFPRDLNRVLALPGIGRTTAGGILSAAFNQPVPILDGNVKRVLARLVALQHPPAQCLPLLWQLSEQVLDPVQPRNFNQALMDLGATVCRPKQPRCGECPWQADCSAYNRGQHHQLPMSVPRATRPHKQIAVAIVLRGKEILIDQRLETSMLSGLWEFPGGKIEPGETAAECVVREVKEEIGIDIEVVTELATIEHAYTHFTITLIAFICRYLGGEAQALQCTEVRWVSPAALSEFPFPGANQKLFPYLHAWLAEQRETWDAE; translated from the coding sequence TTGACCACTGAGTCTCTGTCCCTTCCCGGTTGGGATCGGAAGCACCTGCTGCGTTTGCAGCGGTCTCTCCAGGATTGGTTCTGTACCCAGGGCCGAGATCTGCCTTGGCGACACACTCAGGATCCCTATGCCATTTGGGTTTCGGAGGTGATGTTGCAGCAGACGCAAGTGGCGACGGTGATCCCCTATTTCCAGCGTTGGATGCAGGCGTTACCCCGGATCTCGGACTTGGCGGCTGCGCCCCAACACCAGGTGCTCAAACTTTGGGAAGGAATGGGCTATTACCGGCGGGCCCTGAATCTGCGTAGAGCTGCCCAGATCCTAATGCGGGAGCAGAATGGCGAATTTCCTAGGGATCTGAACAGGGTTCTGGCGTTGCCAGGGATTGGGCGCACCACTGCCGGAGGCATCCTCAGCGCAGCCTTTAATCAACCTGTGCCGATTTTGGATGGCAACGTGAAGCGGGTTTTGGCTCGTCTAGTTGCTTTGCAACACCCTCCTGCCCAGTGTTTGCCCCTCTTGTGGCAGCTTTCGGAACAAGTATTGGATCCCGTACAGCCGCGGAATTTTAATCAAGCCCTGATGGATTTGGGAGCAACGGTTTGCCGCCCCAAGCAGCCTCGCTGTGGAGAATGCCCTTGGCAAGCGGATTGCAGCGCCTACAATCGAGGTCAACACCACCAGTTGCCTATGTCTGTGCCCCGTGCTACCCGTCCCCACAAGCAAATTGCAGTGGCCATCGTTCTGCGAGGAAAAGAAATCCTCATTGACCAACGACTAGAAACCTCGATGCTGAGCGGATTGTGGGAGTTTCCGGGGGGGAAAATTGAACCGGGGGAAACGGCGGCTGAATGTGTGGTGCGGGAGGTGAAAGAAGAGATCGGCATCGATATTGAGGTGGTCACGGAGCTGGCCACGATTGAACATGCCTATACCCACTTCACCATTACTCTGATTGCCTTTATCTGTCGCTATTTGGGTGGAGAAGCCCAGGCTCTGCAATGTACCGAAGTGCGTTGGGTTAGTCCAGCAGCGCTGTCGG